From a single Cytophagales bacterium WSM2-2 genomic region:
- a CDS encoding methylated-DNA--protein-cysteine methyltransferase, producing MNSTPEKDFNYQRIESAIRFLEENFQRQPELDEVAERVHLSPFHFQRIFTEWAGISPKRFLQFLTVDFLKEKLTETRNLIDAAEAAGLSSQSRVYDLFTTLEAVTPQEYKLNGSGIRIEYGFHETPFGNALIGVTERGICWLSFLQTDGDQRKELESMKEHWHNSVFHQDQEITSGFIQSIFGQSEKKKKLHVFVKGTNFQIKVWEALLRLPVGSVATYQNIAQQIQSPRAMQAVGSAVGSNHVAYLIPCHRVIRKDGVLGEYRWTSTRKKSIIGWEMAKVVTL from the coding sequence ATGAACTCAACACCAGAAAAAGACTTTAACTACCAGCGGATTGAATCTGCTATCCGCTTTCTAGAAGAAAATTTTCAGCGTCAACCTGAATTGGATGAAGTGGCTGAAAGAGTGCACTTGTCACCGTTTCATTTCCAACGGATTTTCACCGAGTGGGCAGGCATAAGCCCTAAACGCTTTCTGCAATTTCTCACCGTAGATTTCCTGAAAGAGAAACTGACTGAAACCAGAAACCTGATTGATGCTGCAGAAGCAGCCGGTCTCTCAAGCCAGTCGCGGGTTTATGATCTGTTCACCACACTTGAAGCAGTTACGCCACAGGAGTACAAACTCAATGGTTCGGGAATTCGCATAGAATATGGTTTTCATGAGACACCTTTTGGCAATGCTCTCATCGGTGTGACCGAACGAGGAATTTGCTGGCTTTCGTTTTTACAGACTGATGGTGACCAAAGAAAAGAACTGGAGAGTATGAAAGAACATTGGCACAATTCAGTATTCCATCAAGACCAGGAAATAACGAGTGGATTCATTCAATCGATTTTCGGTCAATCAGAAAAGAAAAAGAAGCTTCACGTGTTTGTGAAAGGAACCAATTTCCAGATCAAAGTATGGGAAGCGTTACTGCGCTTACCGGTCGGCAGTGTGGCCACTTATCAGAACATTGCCCAGCAAATACAAAGCCCTCGGGCAATGCAAGCGGTAGGTTCAGCTGTTGGCTCCAATCATGTGGCTTATCTTATTCCCTGTCACCGTGTGATACGGAAAGATGGAGTGCTCGGTGAATATCGTTGGACGTCAACGCGGAAGAAAAGTATTATTGGTTGGGAGATGGCAAAGGTTGTTACACTTTAA